The proteins below come from a single Edaphobacter acidisoli genomic window:
- a CDS encoding GntR family transcriptional regulator, protein MATHDLTPVRALSKSREVFERLRSAIWSGDLAPGTALREAHLAKQLNVSQVPVREALLQLEHLGLVVRVPDRGTTVTKLTRVEIEQMMAVRRHLEHMAFQLAGSRITPDIETTLRAHIRRMEEAAAKNDHFAVADEDFNFHRTVWKASGNEVLEKTLEHLCIAVYAFVSLKRHAAGETMKSAVRSHKKLLSALLSKNAKTIRQGVDEHLVPDAVIPPSIAE, encoded by the coding sequence GTGGCCACACACGATCTGACCCCAGTCCGGGCCCTCAGTAAATCACGCGAGGTCTTTGAGAGGCTGCGCAGCGCGATCTGGTCAGGCGACCTCGCTCCCGGGACGGCCTTGCGTGAAGCACACCTTGCCAAGCAGTTGAATGTCAGCCAGGTTCCCGTGCGTGAAGCGCTCCTGCAACTGGAGCATCTTGGACTGGTTGTGCGCGTGCCCGATCGTGGCACGACCGTGACGAAGCTGACGCGTGTCGAGATCGAGCAGATGATGGCGGTCCGCCGCCATCTGGAGCATATGGCGTTTCAGCTTGCAGGTAGCCGGATTACTCCTGATATCGAGACCACGTTGCGGGCGCACATCCGCCGCATGGAAGAGGCCGCAGCGAAGAACGATCACTTTGCCGTGGCAGATGAGGACTTCAACTTTCATCGAACCGTCTGGAAGGCCTCTGGCAATGAAGTGCTCGAAAAGACTCTGGAGCACCTTTGCATTGCGGTGTATGCGTTTGTCAGCCTCAAGCGTCACGCGGCCGGCGAGACCATGAAATCTGCTGTGCGCTCGCACAAAAAGCTGCTCTCAGCGCTGCTCTCTAAGAATGCCAAGACCATCCGCCAGGGTGTCGATGAACATCTTGTGCCGGACGCCGTCATCCCCCCTTCAATCGCCGAGTAG
- a CDS encoding dihydrodipicolinate synthase family protein, translating to MNTALAGLYSAFLTPLTPDRKFNPAVAEPMLHSLLRAGFDGVYVAGTTGEGLHLALDERRALVETLARCLTPGKRLLVHVGASTIKDALMLAEHAARHGADAVSSLPPKGDAAAIGAYYAELAAGSPLPLILYYFPKASPHAFSDPEQLLEICDLPNVLGVKFTDFNFYLMQRLIKRGNLVFNGYDEALAAGLLMGAQGGIGSTYNIMPEAYLSLYRAAMAAEWETARRWQTQINDVITTLLNYPFFPALRAVMKEKGFNCGPMMSGEELLPESQRVALLADLDRNVSREIATILSLGTAGALINPR from the coding sequence TTGAACACTGCACTCGCTGGTCTCTACTCCGCCTTCCTGACTCCACTGACTCCAGACAGGAAGTTTAATCCTGCCGTTGCCGAGCCGATGCTTCACTCCCTGCTGCGCGCTGGTTTTGACGGAGTTTACGTTGCGGGTACGACCGGGGAGGGACTGCACCTTGCACTCGATGAACGCAGGGCATTGGTCGAAACGCTGGCTCGTTGCCTCACGCCGGGCAAGCGGCTTCTGGTCCATGTCGGGGCTTCTACGATCAAGGATGCTTTGATGCTTGCCGAGCACGCCGCGCGGCACGGAGCCGACGCCGTCAGCAGTCTTCCTCCGAAGGGAGATGCTGCTGCGATTGGCGCCTACTATGCCGAGCTGGCCGCAGGCTCTCCACTGCCTTTGATTCTCTATTATTTTCCCAAAGCGTCTCCTCATGCCTTCTCCGATCCCGAGCAACTGCTCGAGATCTGCGATCTTCCGAATGTACTCGGTGTTAAATTTACTGACTTCAACTTCTACCTGATGCAGCGACTCATCAAGCGCGGCAACCTTGTCTTCAACGGATACGACGAAGCCCTTGCCGCAGGACTTCTTATGGGGGCTCAGGGCGGTATCGGCTCCACGTACAACATCATGCCTGAGGCCTACCTAAGCCTCTACCGTGCGGCGATGGCGGCCGAATGGGAGACTGCACGTCGCTGGCAGACCCAGATCAACGACGTCATCACCACTCTGCTTAACTATCCGTTCTTCCCGGCGCTTCGTGCCGTGATGAAGGAGAAGGGCTTCAACTGCGGCCCTATGATGAGTGGAGAGGAACTTCTTCCCGAGTCGCAACGAGTGGCCCTGCTCGCGGACCTGGATCGCAATGTGTCTCGTGAGATTGCAACGATTCTGAGCCTGGGCACAGCGGGAGCGCTGATCAATCCTCGATAA
- a CDS encoding MFS transporter, giving the protein MFHSSKKISSSNAYAWIVVLLLTLVWMLNYLDRQVLFSVFPLLEKELHISTFQLGLLGTSFLWVYAFSSPIAGYLADRIGSKRMICASLLVWSAVTLATGHARSFERLLWLRSLMGISEACYLPAGLALIAAFHSQRTRAKAISLHYSGTYIGTVLGGTLGGLLAAYYGWRSVFGIFGAVGCAYAIVLLLVLRDKAPVEEKPVAAQRHVREIVIEILTTPGYRKLLIVFAIASVCDWAIYTWMPFYLYESFHFSLAKAGFAATFYMKAGGFAGLLVGGFLGDAWFRFSRSGYVFTQTAGLLIAAPFLVLSGITRVPAMLYVGMVLFGLGKGMYDGNTMPVLCEGVDPHRRATAFGILNFAGTFCGGIVAAGAGALKSHIGLGPIFGICGGLLLVGALITFRIRMERRPVTGMGV; this is encoded by the coding sequence ATGTTCCATTCGTCAAAAAAAATTTCATCCTCGAACGCCTATGCATGGATCGTCGTCCTCCTGCTGACGCTGGTCTGGATGTTGAATTACCTGGACCGGCAGGTATTGTTCTCCGTCTTTCCTCTGCTGGAAAAGGAGCTTCACATCTCCACTTTCCAGCTTGGACTGCTGGGAACGTCGTTTCTCTGGGTGTATGCATTCAGCAGTCCGATCGCGGGCTACCTTGCAGACCGGATTGGCAGCAAGCGGATGATCTGCGCAAGTCTTTTAGTTTGGTCCGCCGTCACGCTGGCAACAGGACATGCCCGCTCGTTCGAGCGGCTCCTATGGCTGCGCTCCCTGATGGGCATCAGCGAAGCCTGCTATCTTCCGGCGGGACTCGCACTGATCGCCGCGTTTCACAGCCAGCGAACCCGGGCGAAGGCCATCAGTCTGCATTACAGCGGAACCTACATCGGAACCGTGTTGGGCGGCACGCTCGGAGGCCTTCTTGCGGCCTATTACGGCTGGCGGTCAGTCTTTGGCATCTTCGGTGCAGTTGGCTGCGCCTACGCGATCGTGCTGCTCCTCGTGCTGCGCGACAAAGCTCCAGTAGAAGAAAAGCCTGTGGCAGCACAACGGCACGTGCGTGAGATCGTCATAGAGATCCTCACCACTCCCGGCTACCGCAAACTGCTCATCGTGTTCGCGATTGCTTCGGTCTGCGACTGGGCGATTTATACCTGGATGCCGTTTTACCTGTACGAGAGCTTTCACTTCTCGCTGGCGAAAGCGGGCTTTGCCGCAACGTTCTACATGAAGGCAGGAGGCTTCGCAGGGCTACTCGTGGGCGGCTTCCTCGGCGATGCATGGTTTCGCTTCTCCAGGTCGGGCTATGTCTTCACCCAGACAGCAGGTTTGCTGATCGCGGCTCCATTCCTTGTACTGAGCGGGATCACGCGGGTTCCTGCCATGCTGTACGTGGGAATGGTTCTCTTCGGACTCGGCAAAGGGATGTACGACGGAAACACGATGCCCGTGCTGTGTGAAGGAGTGGACCCGCACAGGCGCGCAACAGCGTTCGGCATCCTCAACTTTGCGGGAACATTCTGCGGCGGCATCGTCGCAGCCGGCGCAGGCGCTTTAAAGAGCCACATTGGCCTGGGACCTATCTTCGGAATCTGTGGCGGACTCCTGCTGGTGGGCGCGCTCATTACCTTCCGCATACGAATGGAGCGCAGACCAGTCACCGGGATGGGGGTATAA
- a CDS encoding class I SAM-dependent methyltransferase, producing MPHPSWNESYASGQLPWDTGQPEPLLVEFVTSSEVKPGPTLEIGAGTGTNAIWLAERGFDVLGVDVSPLAVERAQAKINGRALRCRFTALDILATPPSEGPFQFVFDRGCFHVFDEPGERQQFAARVAAALVPGGWWLSLIGSTEGPPREVGPPRRSAHEVTLAIEPALEIVELRSVEFREHGAKAWFCLSRRRTMPAQPSINRFSVDR from the coding sequence ATGCCGCACCCGTCATGGAATGAGAGTTACGCTTCGGGACAGTTGCCCTGGGACACCGGGCAACCAGAGCCTCTGCTCGTCGAGTTCGTCACTTCGAGCGAGGTCAAACCAGGTCCGACACTGGAGATCGGCGCGGGTACTGGCACGAATGCAATTTGGTTGGCGGAACGCGGTTTCGACGTGCTCGGAGTCGATGTTTCTCCGCTCGCCGTCGAAAGAGCCCAAGCCAAGATCAACGGGCGCGCACTCCGCTGCCGCTTTACCGCATTGGACATTCTCGCTACGCCACCTTCCGAGGGCCCGTTCCAGTTCGTCTTCGACCGTGGCTGCTTTCATGTGTTCGATGAACCAGGCGAAAGGCAGCAATTCGCGGCAAGAGTGGCTGCCGCGCTGGTGCCGGGCGGCTGGTGGTTGAGCTTGATCGGCAGCACTGAAGGACCGCCTCGTGAGGTCGGACCGCCGCGCCGCTCGGCACATGAGGTCACCCTCGCCATCGAGCCAGCGCTGGAGATTGTTGAATTGCGATCCGTCGAGTTCCGCGAGCACGGCGCGAAGGCGTGGTTTTGCCTGTCGCGTCGACGCACTATGCCGGCGCAGCCCTCGATCAACCGTTTTTCAGTTGATCGGTGA
- a CDS encoding M13 family metallopeptidase: MNMTRALLPALLCTTLSLATPAQTPVSHGIATSNMDTSVHPGDNFFLYANGGYVARTKLPADRTSMGTFNTLIDRSSKQIAEIIAEAAKANAPAGSDQRKIADLYHSYMDEAAIEAHGMASLKPHLDEISAIKTPADLARALGHSLRADVDPLNVTNYHTANIFGLWVAASFNDPDHYAPYLLEGGIEMPDRDYYLSDSAHMKEVRDKYQKHVAAMFRLAGISDADARAARVLTLETAIAKAQVSLADSENIEHANNPWTVADFKEKAPGLDWKEFFRAAGLESQKEFIVWQPGAFSGEVELVASQPLDAWKDLLSYHLIEDYSTGASKALADEHFAFFGQTLSGTPQQRPRDFRGDLFVSSHLGEAVGKIYAQKYFPPEAKAQAQDLVANLLAAFRKRLENVTWMAPATKTEALAKLGTLQVGVGYPDHWRSYADYSVSPDNLFENIWNSDLFEYHYSLGRIGKSVDRKEWCMTPQTVNAVNLPLDNGLNFPAAILQPPFFDPKAPAAANYGAIGTIIGHEISHTFDSQGAAFDSKGRVRNWWTQEDFAHFEQVTSALAAQYSSYKPFPDASVNGKQTLGEDIADVAGLAAAYDGFHASLHGKEAPKLHGFTGDQQFFIAFGQNWASVIRPAALRRQLLTDPHAPAEFRADTVRNNDGWYSSFDIKPGDKLYLAPKDRIHIW, from the coding sequence ATGAACATGACCCGCGCACTCCTCCCTGCTCTCCTCTGCACCACCCTTTCGTTAGCAACACCCGCGCAAACTCCCGTGTCGCACGGCATCGCCACCTCCAACATGGACACCTCCGTCCACCCCGGCGACAACTTCTTCCTCTACGCCAACGGCGGTTACGTCGCGCGGACAAAGCTGCCAGCAGACCGCACCTCCATGGGAACGTTCAACACCCTGATCGACAGAAGCTCCAAACAGATCGCAGAGATCATCGCGGAAGCCGCGAAAGCAAACGCGCCCGCAGGCTCCGACCAGCGCAAGATCGCCGACCTCTATCACTCCTACATGGACGAAGCGGCAATCGAAGCACACGGCATGGCCTCGCTGAAGCCGCACCTCGACGAGATCTCCGCAATCAAAACCCCCGCCGACCTGGCCCGCGCCCTCGGTCACTCGCTGCGCGCAGACGTAGACCCGCTGAACGTCACCAACTACCACACCGCAAACATCTTCGGTCTGTGGGTCGCGGCCAGCTTCAATGATCCCGACCACTACGCGCCCTACCTGCTCGAAGGCGGCATCGAGATGCCCGACCGCGACTACTATCTGTCCGACTCCGCACACATGAAAGAGGTGCGCGATAAATACCAGAAGCACGTAGCCGCAATGTTCCGCCTCGCAGGAATCAGCGACGCGGACGCACGCGCTGCCCGCGTCCTCACGCTCGAAACAGCCATCGCCAAAGCGCAGGTCTCCCTCGCCGACAGCGAAAACATCGAGCACGCCAACAACCCATGGACTGTAGCCGACTTCAAGGAGAAAGCCCCCGGCCTCGACTGGAAGGAGTTCTTCCGCGCCGCCGGACTCGAAAGCCAGAAGGAGTTCATCGTGTGGCAGCCCGGCGCGTTCTCCGGCGAAGTTGAACTGGTCGCCTCGCAGCCGCTCGACGCCTGGAAAGACCTGCTCTCCTACCACCTGATCGAGGACTACTCCACCGGTGCTTCAAAAGCACTCGCCGATGAGCACTTCGCCTTCTTCGGCCAGACGCTCAGCGGCACGCCACAGCAGCGCCCACGTGACTTCCGCGGAGACCTCTTCGTCTCATCGCATCTCGGCGAAGCCGTAGGAAAAATCTACGCGCAAAAATACTTCCCGCCCGAAGCCAAGGCACAGGCGCAGGATCTGGTCGCCAATCTCCTCGCAGCGTTTCGCAAGCGCCTCGAGAACGTGACATGGATGGCCCCGGCAACAAAGACCGAAGCGCTGGCCAAACTTGGCACGCTGCAAGTCGGTGTCGGCTATCCGGACCACTGGCGCAGCTACGCAGACTACAGCGTCTCTCCCGACAACCTCTTTGAGAACATCTGGAACTCCGACCTCTTCGAGTACCACTACTCGCTCGGCCGCATCGGCAAGTCAGTCGACCGCAAAGAGTGGTGCATGACGCCGCAGACCGTCAACGCCGTCAACCTCCCGCTCGACAACGGCCTTAACTTCCCCGCCGCCATCCTGCAACCGCCGTTCTTCGATCCGAAAGCTCCCGCAGCCGCCAACTACGGAGCCATCGGCACCATCATCGGTCACGAGATCAGCCACACCTTCGACTCGCAAGGCGCAGCATTCGACTCCAAAGGCCGCGTGCGCAACTGGTGGACCCAGGAAGACTTCGCACACTTCGAACAAGTCACCTCCGCACTTGCCGCGCAATACAGCAGCTACAAGCCATTCCCCGACGCCTCCGTCAACGGCAAGCAGACGCTCGGCGAAGACATCGCCGACGTCGCCGGCCTCGCCGCCGCATACGACGGCTTCCACGCCTCGCTGCACGGCAAAGAAGCGCCAAAGCTCCACGGCTTCACCGGCGACCAGCAGTTCTTCATCGCCTTCGGCCAGAACTGGGCTTCGGTCATACGACCAGCTGCGCTACGCAGACAATTGCTCACCGACCCGCACGCGCCCGCCGAGTTCCGCGCCGACACCGTACGCAACAACGACGGCTGGTACTCATCCTTCGACATCAAACCTGGCGACAAACTCTACCTCGCGCCGAAAGACCGCATCCACATCTGGTAA
- a CDS encoding O-methyltransferase → MSQKLFAAVDHYLADKLLPEDAPLHEALKANAAAKLPSIDVSPVQGKLLHLLARMSGAKRILEVGTLGGYSTIWLARALPKDGVLVTLELSPKHAEVAAANIRRAGLSHLVDLRVGPAADSLARLHTEKSVPFDFIFLDADKPSNPVYLDWAIKLSHPGTVIIGDNVIREGAIIDTNDTDPNVTGTRLFLEKLGSHPLLDATAIQTVGSKHHDGFALAIVKDKA, encoded by the coding sequence ATGAGCCAGAAACTCTTCGCCGCAGTCGACCACTACCTCGCCGACAAACTTCTCCCGGAAGACGCACCACTCCACGAAGCTCTGAAGGCAAACGCCGCAGCCAAACTCCCATCCATCGACGTCAGCCCCGTACAAGGCAAGCTGCTCCATCTGCTTGCCCGCATGTCAGGAGCAAAGCGCATCCTCGAAGTCGGAACGCTCGGCGGCTACAGCACCATCTGGCTTGCGCGCGCACTGCCCAAAGACGGCGTACTCGTCACCCTCGAACTCAGCCCCAAACACGCCGAGGTCGCCGCAGCCAACATCCGCCGCGCAGGCCTCAGCCATCTCGTCGATCTGCGCGTAGGCCCGGCCGCTGATTCACTCGCGCGCCTCCACACCGAAAAATCCGTGCCCTTCGACTTCATCTTCCTCGACGCCGACAAGCCCAGCAACCCCGTCTACCTCGACTGGGCAATCAAGCTCTCGCATCCCGGCACCGTCATCATCGGAGACAACGTCATCCGCGAAGGCGCCATCATCGACACCAACGACACCGACCCCAACGTAACCGGCACGCGTCTCTTTCTCGAAAAGCTCGGCAGCCACCCACTACTCGACGCAACCGCCATCCAGACCGTAGGCAGCAAACACCACGACGGCTTCGCACTCGCCATCGTCAAAGACAAAGCCTGA
- the ispF gene encoding 2-C-methyl-D-erythritol 2,4-cyclodiphosphate synthase, translating into MGMRIGYGFDSHAFKAGVPLVIGGLPIEHPEGLAGHSDGDVLLHAITDALLGAVSAGDIGTFFPPSDPRWKGADSRVFLKTALEEVAVAGYKIVNVDTVLVMSKPKIVPIAGDMRERVAELLGVKPGDVGIKAKTPEGLNQDGVAVAHATVLLESVKLADQTGRMAAVADVDEIDQVVKGLVGGAHDVSALGRKRPTFNPDDLT; encoded by the coding sequence ATGGGGATGAGAATTGGATACGGGTTTGATTCGCATGCGTTTAAGGCGGGTGTTCCGCTGGTGATTGGCGGGTTGCCGATCGAGCATCCTGAGGGGCTGGCGGGCCACTCGGACGGCGACGTGCTGCTGCATGCGATTACGGATGCGCTGCTGGGCGCGGTTTCGGCGGGGGATATTGGCACGTTCTTTCCTCCGAGCGATCCGCGGTGGAAGGGCGCCGACTCGCGTGTGTTTTTGAAGACGGCGCTCGAAGAAGTGGCCGTGGCGGGCTACAAGATCGTGAATGTGGACACGGTCCTGGTGATGTCGAAGCCGAAGATTGTGCCGATTGCAGGCGACATGCGCGAGCGCGTGGCGGAGCTGCTGGGCGTGAAGCCGGGCGATGTTGGCATCAAGGCGAAGACGCCGGAGGGACTGAATCAGGACGGTGTCGCCGTGGCCCATGCGACGGTGCTGCTGGAGAGCGTGAAGCTCGCCGATCAGACAGGGCGCATGGCCGCAGTTGCCGATGTGGATGAGATCGACCAGGTGGTGAAGGGATTGGTGGGCGGCGCACATGATGTGTCCGCCCTGGGGCGCAAACGGCCTACGTTCAATCCGGATGATCTGACCTAA
- the ispD gene encoding 2-C-methyl-D-erythritol 4-phosphate cytidylyltransferase, with product MQVFVILPAAGIGTRMAAPGAHVALPKQFLEIDGVPVLIRSVMAFLAVKRVDAVCIAVRGPERARVETLVDAHKLGPRVHMVEGGDNRQQSVSNALAALECHPDDVVMVHDAVRPLIDPATIERTIEAVAKHGAAIVGLPAVDTIKQVERTAEGAIVTATIPRERIVLAQTPQGAMCKLLRRAFTEAAADGFTGTDEASLLERAGIEVSVVAGSPRNFKITQPGDIELAEFYLRQGHP from the coding sequence ATGCAAGTATTTGTGATTCTTCCAGCAGCAGGAATCGGCACGCGGATGGCCGCGCCGGGGGCGCATGTGGCCTTGCCGAAGCAGTTTCTTGAGATTGATGGCGTGCCGGTGCTGATTCGATCGGTGATGGCGTTTCTGGCGGTGAAGCGCGTGGATGCGGTGTGCATTGCGGTGCGTGGACCGGAGCGGGCGCGTGTGGAGACGCTGGTGGACGCGCATAAGCTGGGGCCGCGTGTTCATATGGTGGAGGGCGGCGACAATCGGCAACAGTCGGTGAGCAATGCGCTGGCGGCGCTCGAATGCCATCCGGACGACGTGGTGATGGTGCATGATGCGGTGCGTCCGCTGATTGACCCGGCGACGATTGAGCGGACGATTGAGGCGGTTGCGAAGCATGGAGCGGCGATTGTCGGGCTGCCTGCTGTGGATACGATCAAGCAGGTGGAGCGCACGGCGGAAGGCGCGATTGTGACGGCTACGATTCCGCGTGAGCGTATTGTTCTTGCACAGACGCCGCAGGGTGCGATGTGCAAGTTGCTGCGGCGGGCTTTTACCGAGGCCGCGGCTGACGGCTTTACCGGAACGGATGAGGCGAGCTTGCTGGAGCGGGCGGGGATTGAGGTCTCGGTCGTGGCTGGGTCTCCGCGCAACTTCAAGATTACGCAGCCGGGAGATATTGAACTGGCTGAGTTCTACCTGCGGCAGGGGCACCCGTAA
- a CDS encoding MutS-related protein: protein MPANPQPPAEEYSQRERRREATAAHFEQIHIRIGYLRLLLVATILVMAWWSIYRTLSPWWLLIPIAIFTAVAAFHRRVLHQRTLARRAADFYRRGIARIEDRWADHQTGAGNQSPRPNLTSHLYAADLDLFGPASLFQLLSQARTHMGEDTLASWLLAPSPIADIRRRQAAIAELRPRLDLREDLAILGDEKLKTGVHPEALLAWAEAPAILTHTWVRWLALVLAVAAIAAAIIWGEAGIKAPFFAVLIVEGTITLLLRKKTTTVLYTTEQAFDDLKLLSAVLSRFERETFTTPLLENLRQQLISQNQSASKAIARLANIVEYIHSLENIFVHLLDIPLLYTVQTAYAAESWRHAHGSAVRHWLNSIGTAEALLSLSAYSYEHPADPFPELIEHAPPSFHAEALGHPLLPAAKCVRNNINLGEETKALLVSGSNMSGKSTLLRAIGINTVLAMAGAPVRAASMKLTALQLGASILINDSLQQGSSRFYAEITRLRHISDLAGKDPALLFLLDELLQGTNSKDRLTGAQGIVRALLDRNAIGLISTHDLALTNIDDRESSENPEDRRIHNVHFQDEIENGKMKFDYKLREGIVTHSNGVELMRLIGLSV from the coding sequence GTGCCCGCCAACCCGCAGCCTCCAGCCGAAGAGTACAGCCAACGCGAGCGACGGCGCGAAGCCACCGCCGCACACTTCGAGCAGATCCACATCCGCATCGGATACCTGCGCCTTCTGCTTGTCGCCACAATCCTCGTCATGGCGTGGTGGTCCATCTACCGCACACTCTCCCCATGGTGGCTGCTCATCCCCATCGCAATCTTCACGGCAGTCGCCGCCTTCCACAGGCGCGTCCTTCACCAACGCACACTCGCCAGGCGCGCCGCCGACTTCTATCGCAGAGGCATCGCCCGCATCGAAGACCGCTGGGCTGACCACCAGACTGGCGCAGGCAATCAAAGCCCTCGCCCCAACCTCACCTCGCATCTCTACGCAGCCGATCTCGATCTCTTCGGACCAGCCAGCCTCTTCCAACTGCTTTCTCAGGCTCGCACCCATATGGGCGAAGACACACTGGCAAGCTGGCTGCTCGCGCCATCGCCCATCGCGGACATCCGCCGCCGCCAGGCAGCCATCGCCGAACTCCGCCCGCGCCTCGACCTTCGCGAAGACCTCGCCATCCTCGGCGACGAAAAGCTAAAGACCGGCGTGCATCCCGAAGCCCTGCTCGCATGGGCTGAAGCCCCCGCCATCCTCACCCACACCTGGGTCCGCTGGCTCGCGCTCGTGCTCGCAGTCGCAGCAATCGCAGCCGCCATCATCTGGGGAGAAGCCGGAATCAAAGCCCCATTCTTCGCCGTCCTGATCGTCGAAGGCACGATCACTCTCCTGCTCAGGAAGAAAACCACAACGGTCCTCTACACAACCGAACAGGCGTTCGATGATCTCAAGCTGCTCTCCGCCGTGCTCAGCCGTTTCGAGCGCGAGACGTTCACCACGCCGCTACTCGAAAACCTGCGACAACAACTCATCTCGCAAAACCAGTCCGCATCCAAGGCCATCGCACGACTGGCTAACATCGTCGAATACATCCACTCGCTCGAAAACATATTTGTCCACCTCCTCGACATCCCCCTCCTCTACACCGTGCAAACCGCCTACGCCGCAGAGTCCTGGCGCCACGCGCACGGAAGCGCAGTCCGCCACTGGCTCAACTCCATCGGCACCGCCGAAGCCCTGCTCTCACTCAGCGCCTACAGCTACGAGCACCCCGCCGACCCATTCCCCGAGCTGATCGAGCACGCCCCACCCTCGTTCCACGCCGAAGCCCTCGGCCACCCACTCCTTCCGGCGGCAAAGTGCGTCCGCAACAACATCAACCTCGGAGAGGAGACCAAAGCCCTCCTCGTCAGCGGCTCCAACATGTCCGGCAAAAGCACCCTCCTGCGCGCCATCGGCATCAACACCGTCCTTGCCATGGCAGGCGCGCCCGTCCGCGCCGCAAGCATGAAGCTCACTGCCCTACAACTCGGCGCCAGCATCCTCATCAACGACTCGCTCCAGCAAGGCAGCTCCCGCTTCTACGCCGAAATCACGCGCCTGCGCCACATCTCCGACCTCGCCGGCAAGGACCCCGCGCTGCTCTTTCTACTCGACGAGCTCCTTCAAGGCACGAACTCCAAAGACCGCCTCACCGGCGCCCAAGGCATCGTCCGAGCCCTGCTCGACCGCAACGCCATCGGCCTCATCAGCACCCACGACCTCGCCCTCACCAACATCGACGACCGCGAAAGCAGCGAAAACCCAGAAGACCGCCGCATCCACAACGTCCACTTCCAGGACGAGATCGAGAACGGCAAGATGAAGTTCGACTACAAACTCCGCGAAGGCATCGTCACGCACAGCAACGGAGTCGAGCTCATGCGCCTCATCGGCCTCAGCGTCTGA
- the tilS gene encoding tRNA lysidine(34) synthetase TilS has product MPQPALLPFDRTHIHPGDRICAAISGGADSVALLLTLHAANQAKHDALGAGLSAVHVVHGIRSTEESAADLNFVRDLCAALEIPLHIHHADVPARAAQTRETIEEAAREVRYEFFSNLIASGHADSILTAHTLDDQAETVLMKLLRGAWTEGLSGIHPVVLVNTPPQKQGKILRLFLSTRRSEIEAFLKHQNQPWREDSTNTDTTYTRNRIRHELLPQLRQYNPSLDQTLANLAELAREEESRWQSELTRLLPQILLPGKPVRGGGRAVSTTPGESSVAIELDRLKSLDPALRRRVIRAAARQLGARLSFDETARLLALCGFRPYPPIGAPTVAARTGATLALANGLHAERSARELRLSRKP; this is encoded by the coding sequence ATGCCGCAGCCCGCCCTCCTGCCCTTCGACCGCACCCACATCCACCCCGGAGACCGCATCTGCGCCGCGATCTCCGGCGGAGCAGACTCGGTCGCCCTGCTGCTCACGCTCCACGCAGCAAACCAGGCAAAGCACGACGCCCTCGGCGCAGGCCTCTCCGCCGTCCACGTCGTCCACGGCATCCGCAGCACCGAAGAATCCGCCGCCGACCTCAACTTCGTCCGCGACCTCTGCGCCGCGCTCGAAATCCCGCTACACATCCACCACGCCGACGTCCCCGCCCGCGCAGCCCAGACCCGCGAGACCATCGAAGAAGCCGCCCGCGAAGTCCGCTACGAATTTTTCTCCAACCTCATCGCCTCCGGCCACGCCGACTCCATCCTCACCGCCCACACCCTCGACGACCAAGCCGAAACCGTCCTCATGAAACTCCTCCGCGGAGCCTGGACCGAGGGCCTCAGCGGCATCCACCCCGTAGTCCTCGTCAACACCCCGCCACAAAAACAAGGCAAAATCCTCCGCCTCTTCCTCTCCACGCGCCGGTCCGAGATCGAAGCCTTCCTCAAGCACCAAAACCAGCCCTGGCGCGAAGACTCCACCAACACCGACACCACCTACACCCGCAACCGCATCCGCCACGAGCTCCTCCCGCAACTCCGCCAGTACAACCCCAGCCTCGACCAGACCCTCGCCAACCTCGCCGAGCTGGCCCGCGAAGAAGAGTCCCGCTGGCAGTCCGAACTGACCCGCCTGCTCCCGCAAATCCTGCTCCCCGGCAAGCCCGTCCGCGGAGGCGGCCGCGCCGTCTCCACCACCCCCGGCGAATCCTCCGTCGCCATCGAGCTCGACCGCCTCAAATCGCTCGACCCCGCTCTCCGCCGCCGCGTCATCCGGGCCGCAGCGCGCCAGCTTGGAGCACGTCTCAGCTTCGACGAGACCGCCCGCCTGCTCGCCCTGTGCGGTTTTCGCCCTTACCCTCCCATCGGAGCCCCCACCGTCGCCGCCCGCACCGGAGCCACACTCGCACTCGCCAACGGCCTCCACGCCGAGCGTTCCGCCCGCGAACTTCGCCTCTCACGCAAGCCATAA